From Chromohalobacter canadensis, one genomic window encodes:
- a CDS encoding ATP-binding protein, whose product MLLGVLGAQIASYGIWSWQENRERLVRLDTLSRHLAESLAATVRYFSSLPYEYRHIVLDQLRDMGGTRFFVSVNDHRIALPSTSGGNAREMVAANLRDGLEQELGQREMYIGFSQPGDLRVFNNEVPLAELPAHWAHRSLAITPLSTPILVVQMPLEGGNWLFVATSLPMAESLEDATWLSGDRLFVSMAVLLTVIMLSLWGIRRSTRPLSILAKAARRLGDDLESPPLAERGPRELRDTAMAFNRMSERIRHQVEERERLFSAISHDLKTPITRLRLRAEMLDSPAQREAFIHSLDEMNQLVKGALASVKGLDLHETASAIDVDALVKDLMEELAVHEGASIHLEGHAGWLSAKPLALKRCLANLIENAIFYAQHVDIALHRDYEHIVIGISDDGPGIPQAQRERVFEPFVRLEPSRSRHTGGSGLGLAIARHIVRAHGGEIYLNESSEGGLSVQLSLPLAH is encoded by the coding sequence ATGCTGCTGGGCGTGTTAGGTGCGCAGATTGCCAGCTACGGGATCTGGAGTTGGCAGGAAAACCGTGAGCGCCTGGTGCGGCTCGATACTCTGTCGCGTCATCTAGCCGAAAGTTTGGCCGCCACCGTACGTTATTTCAGTTCGTTGCCATATGAGTATCGGCACATCGTGCTCGATCAATTGCGCGATATGGGCGGGACTCGCTTCTTCGTCAGCGTCAACGATCACCGCATCGCCTTGCCGAGTACGAGTGGGGGCAACGCACGTGAGATGGTGGCCGCTAATTTGCGAGATGGGCTCGAGCAAGAGCTTGGGCAACGCGAGATGTACATCGGGTTTTCACAGCCCGGCGACCTGCGTGTATTCAATAATGAAGTTCCCCTCGCGGAGCTTCCCGCACATTGGGCGCACCGCAGCTTGGCTATCACACCGTTGTCGACGCCAATCCTCGTTGTGCAAATGCCTCTCGAAGGGGGCAATTGGTTGTTCGTCGCGACCTCCTTGCCCATGGCGGAGTCCCTGGAAGATGCCACTTGGTTATCCGGGGATCGACTTTTCGTCTCCATGGCCGTCTTGCTGACGGTCATCATGTTGTCGTTATGGGGAATACGCAGGTCGACGCGGCCGCTCTCGATCCTGGCCAAAGCGGCAAGACGTCTGGGAGACGATCTGGAATCCCCGCCGCTTGCCGAACGCGGACCACGTGAATTGCGCGATACTGCGATGGCGTTCAATCGCATGAGTGAACGGATTCGCCATCAGGTCGAGGAGCGTGAACGCTTGTTTTCCGCCATTTCGCATGATCTCAAAACCCCCATCACACGCTTACGCCTGCGCGCCGAGATGCTCGACTCACCCGCTCAGCGTGAGGCTTTCATACACTCCTTGGATGAAATGAATCAGTTGGTGAAAGGGGCCTTGGCTTCGGTGAAAGGATTGGATCTCCATGAGACGGCCTCCGCGATCGACGTAGACGCACTGGTGAAAGATCTCATGGAGGAGCTTGCCGTGCATGAAGGTGCTTCGATCCATCTTGAAGGGCATGCGGGGTGGCTGTCGGCGAAACCCTTGGCACTCAAGCGTTGTCTGGCCAATCTCATAGAGAACGCCATTTTTTATGCGCAGCATGTGGATATCGCTCTTCACCGGGATTACGAGCATATCGTCATCGGCATCAGTGACGATGGGCCGGGTATTCCCCAGGCACAGCGGGAACGTGTCTTCGAGCCTTTCGTGCGGCTCGAGCCTTCACGGAGTCGTCACACGGGGGGCAGTGGCCTGGGGCTTGCCATTGCGCGGCATATCGTGCGCGCCCATGGTGGTGAGATCTACTTGAATGAGTCCAGCGAAGGAGGATTGAGCGTTCAGCTAAGCCTACCCTTGGCGCATTGA
- a CDS encoding response regulator: MTMNHTTVAVIDDDAEICELLQTYLERHGFKVVLGEDGDALPTLIRDEDPDLLILDIMMPGEDGLSLCRDLRRHSSLPIIMLTASVDETDRILGLELGADDYLAKPFNPRELLARVKAILRRVKPLPAAATRIVRFGPWSLDRITRELIDDAGNRSHLSGADYQLLGVFLDHPEQVLSRERLFDLSRGRRAPPLDRSIDVHVCRLRQRLGEDAQHSQLIRTVRGAGYVLAAPVESVM, translated from the coding sequence ATGACGATGAATCATACGACAGTGGCCGTCATCGATGACGACGCCGAAATTTGTGAACTGTTGCAAACTTACCTCGAGCGACATGGCTTCAAGGTCGTATTGGGGGAAGACGGCGATGCCTTACCTACCTTGATACGCGATGAAGATCCCGATTTACTGATACTCGACATCATGATGCCGGGAGAAGATGGATTGTCGCTTTGTCGCGATCTTCGCCGGCATAGCAGCTTGCCCATCATCATGCTGACCGCGAGTGTGGATGAAACCGACCGTATTCTCGGACTCGAACTAGGAGCCGACGACTATTTGGCCAAGCCGTTCAATCCGCGTGAACTACTGGCGCGCGTCAAAGCGATCTTGCGCCGCGTCAAGCCATTACCAGCCGCGGCCACACGCATCGTCCGATTCGGACCCTGGTCGCTCGATAGGATTACGCGTGAGTTGATCGACGATGCGGGTAACCGAAGTCATCTATCGGGAGCGGATTATCAACTGCTGGGTGTATTTCTGGATCATCCCGAGCAGGTGCTGTCCCGCGAGCGCTTGTTCGACCTTAGCCGGGGACGCCGAGCGCCGCCCTTGGATCGCTCCATCGATGTACACGTCTGCCGCTTGCGTCAGCGCCTGGGAGAAGATGCCCAGCATTCGCAATTGATCCGTACCGTGCGCGGAGCAGGTTATGTCCTGGCAGCCCCCGTGGAATCGGTGATGTGA